A region of Arabidopsis thaliana chromosome 5, partial sequence DNA encodes the following proteins:
- a CDS encoding Pathogenesis-related thaumatin superfamily protein (Pathogenesis-related thaumatin superfamily protein; INVOLVED IN: response to other organism; EXPRESSED IN: 22 plant structures; EXPRESSED DURING: 13 growth stages; CONTAINS InterPro DOMAIN/s: Thaumatin, pathogenesis-related (InterPro:IPR001938); BEST Arabidopsis thaliana protein match is: Pathogenesis-related thaumatin superfamily protein (TAIR:AT2G17860.1).) gives MYDWRLRRKAGVCCLVDGYNLPIVALPTGGGLVGACNATGCVADINISCPKELQVMGEEEAERGGVVACKSACEAFGLDQYCCSGQFANPTTCRPSLYSSIFKRACPRAYSYAFDDGTSTFTCKASEYAIIFCPGRVKRPDSLNSDPPSPPQNQLGQPMAPPTQNQYGQPMAPAPQYQYGQPMAPPTQNQYGQPLAPPTQNQYDQPLAPPTQNQYGQPMAPPTPPPPGPNEDSMTPPPQNQNGDGQFMPPPTLDQDPNDQYMNPPIQDQSQRETQSSSDLLRPYPVLLLLGFSLTALRQSGTT, from the exons ATGTATGACTGGAGACTGCGGCGGAAAGCTGGAGTGTGCTG TCTCGTTGATGGGTATAACCTTCCCATAGTTGCTCTCCCGACGGGTGGTGGACTGGTTGGCGCTTGTAATGCTACAGGATGTGTTGCTGATATCAATATTAGCTGTCCAAAGGAGCTTCAAGTGATGGGAGAGGAAGAGGCTGAAAGAGGAGGGGTTGTTGCATGCAAGAGCGCTTGTGAGGCCTTTGGGTTGGACCAGTACTGTTGCAGCGGTCAGTTTGCTAACCCGACCACATGCCGACCGTCTTTATACTCTTCCATCTTCAAGAGAGCTTGTCCCAGAGCTTATAGCTATGCCTTCGATGATGGAACCAGTACTTTCACCTGCAAGGCTTCTGAATATGCAATTATCTTCTGCCCTGGCAG GGTAAAAAGACCAGACAGTCTGAACTCGGATCCTCCCAGCCCACCTCAGAATCAGTTAGGGCAACCTATGGCTCCCCCAACTCAAAATCAGTATGGTCAACCTATGGCTCCTGCACCTCAGTATCAGTACGGTCAACCTATGGCTCCACCGACTCAAAATCAGTATGGTCAACCTCTGGCTCCTCCGACTCAAAATCAATACGATCAACCTCTGGCTCCTCCGACTCAAAATCAATATGGTCAACCTATGGCTCCACCAACTCCGCCCCCACCCGGACCAAACGAGGATTCAATGACTCCCCCACCTCAGAATCAGAATGGGGATGGGCAGTTCATGCCTCCTCCCACTTTGGACCAAGATCCAAACGACCAGTATATGAATCCCCCAATTCAGGATCAGAGTCAAAGAGAGACTCAATCTTCATCCGATCTTCTTCGACCTTACCCTGTCTTGTTGCTTCTTGGCTTTAGTCTAACTGCTTTGAGGCAATCTGGCACGACATGA
- a CDS encoding Pathogenesis-related thaumatin superfamily protein: MKRWGSKAKNCLVGEASVLRVMLNPNILSWGLKLSKATSPLKHCILLSLYILFVINPGPWTSQQIHISEILNVYTIMGRSPMVPMAVLVYVSLLFSVSYSSTFVITNNCPFTIWPGTLAGSGTQPLPTTGFRLDVGQSVRIPTALGWSGRIWARTGCNFDANGAGKCMTGDCGGKLECAGNGAAPPTSLFEITLGHGSDDKDFYDVSLVDGYNLPIVALPTGGGLVGACNATGCVADINISCPKELQVMGEEEAERGGVVACKSACEAFGLDQYCCSGQFANPTTCRPSLYSSIFKRACPRAYSYAFDDGTSTFTCKASEYAIIFCPGRVKRPDSLNSDPPSPPQNQLGQPMAPPTQNQYGQPMAPAPQYQYGQPMAPPTQNQYGQPLAPPTQNQYDQPLAPPTQNQYGQPMAPPTPPPPGPNEDSMTPPPQNQNGDGQFMPPPTLDQDPNDQYMNPPIQDQSQRETQSSSDLLRPYPVLLLLGFSLTALRQSGTT; the protein is encoded by the exons ATGAAAAGATGGGGAAGTAAGGCAAAGAATTGCCTTGTCGGAGAGGCCAGTGTCCTTAGAGTAATGCTAAACCCTAACATATTGTCTTGGGGCTTGAAGCTCTCTAAAGCAACTTCACCGCTTAAACATTGCATCCTTCTCTCCCtctacattttatttgttataaacCCTGGTCCATGGACTTCCCAGCAAATCCATATTTCAGAAATCTTAAACGTTTATACGATAATGGGAAGATCACCAATGGTTCCTATGGCTGttcttgtttatgtttctctactgttctctgtttcttattcCTCCACGTTCGTCATCACAAATAACTGTCCCTTTACTATATGGCCTGGAACTCTTGCAGGCTCTGGCACCCAGCCACTACCCACCACAGGGTTCAGGCTTGATGTGGGACAGTCTGTTAGAATTCCCACGGCTCTAGGCTGGTCAGGTCGTATTTGGGCTAGGACTGGCTGCAACTTTGATGCTAACGGCGCGGGAAAATGTATGACTGGAGACTGCGGCGGAAAGCTGGAGTGTGCTGGTAATGGCGCTGCTCCGCCGACATCTCTTTTCGAGATCACACTCGGTCACGGTTCTGATGACAAAGATTTCTATGATGTCAGTCTCGTTGATGGGTATAACCTTCCCATAGTTGCTCTCCCGACGGGTGGTGGACTGGTTGGCGCTTGTAATGCTACAGGATGTGTTGCTGATATCAATATTAGCTGTCCAAAGGAGCTTCAAGTGATGGGAGAGGAAGAGGCTGAAAGAGGAGGGGTTGTTGCATGCAAGAGCGCTTGTGAGGCCTTTGGGTTGGACCAGTACTGTTGCAGCGGTCAGTTTGCTAACCCGACCACATGCCGACCGTCTTTATACTCTTCCATCTTCAAGAGAGCTTGTCCCAGAGCTTATAGCTATGCCTTCGATGATGGAACCAGTACTTTCACCTGCAAGGCTTCTGAATATGCAATTATCTTCTGCCCTGGCAG GGTAAAAAGACCAGACAGTCTGAACTCGGATCCTCCCAGCCCACCTCAGAATCAGTTAGGGCAACCTATGGCTCCCCCAACTCAAAATCAGTATGGTCAACCTATGGCTCCTGCACCTCAGTATCAGTACGGTCAACCTATGGCTCCACCGACTCAAAATCAGTATGGTCAACCTCTGGCTCCTCCGACTCAAAATCAATACGATCAACCTCTGGCTCCTCCGACTCAAAATCAATATGGTCAACCTATGGCTCCACCAACTCCGCCCCCACCCGGACCAAACGAGGATTCAATGACTCCCCCACCTCAGAATCAGAATGGGGATGGGCAGTTCATGCCTCCTCCCACTTTGGACCAAGATCCAAACGACCAGTATATGAATCCCCCAATTCAGGATCAGAGTCAAAGAGAGACTCAATCTTCATCCGATCTTCTTCGACCTTACCCTGTCTTGTTGCTTCTTGGCTTTAGTCTAACTGCTTTGAGGCAATCTGGCACGACATGA
- a CDS encoding Pathogenesis-related thaumatin superfamily protein (Pathogenesis-related thaumatin superfamily protein; INVOLVED IN: response to other organism; LOCATED IN: endomembrane system; EXPRESSED IN: 22 plant structures; EXPRESSED DURING: 13 growth stages; CONTAINS InterPro DOMAIN/s: Thaumatin, conserved site (InterPro:IPR017949), Thaumatin, pathogenesis-related (InterPro:IPR001938); BEST Arabidopsis thaliana protein match is: Pathogenesis-related thaumatin superfamily protein (TAIR:AT2G17860.1); Has 35333 Blast hits to 34131 proteins in 2444 species: Archae - 798; Bacteria - 22429; Metazoa - 974; Fungi - 991; Plants - 531; Viruses - 0; Other Eukaryotes - 9610 (source: NCBI BLink).): protein MGRSPMVPMAVLVYVSLLFSVSYSSTFVITNNCPFTIWPGTLAGSGTQPLPTTGFRLDVGQSVRIPTALGWSGRIWARTGCNFDANGAGKCMTGDCGGKLECAGNGAAPPTSLFEITLGHGSDDKDFYDVSLVDGYNLPIVALPTGGGLVGACNATGCVADINISCPKELQVMGEEEAERGGVVACKSACEAFGLDQYCCSGQFANPTTCRPSLYSSIFKRACPRAYSYAFDDGTSTFTCKASEYAIIFCPGRVKRPDSLNSDPPSPPQNQLGQPMAPPTQNQYGQPMAPAPQYQYGQPMAPPTQNQYGQPLAPPTQNQYDQPLAPPTQNQYGQPMAPPTPPPPGPNEDSMTPPPQNQNGDGQFMPPPTLDQDPNDQYMNPPIQDQSQRETQSSSDLLRPYPVLLLLGFSLTALRQSGTT from the exons ATGGGAAGATCACCAATGGTTCCTATGGCTGttcttgtttatgtttctctactgttctctgtttcttattcCTCCACGTTCGTCATCACAAATAACTGTCCCTTTACTATATGGCCTGGAACTCTTGCAGGCTCTGGCACCCAGCCACTACCCACCACAGGGTTCAGGCTTGATGTGGGACAGTCTGTTAGAATTCCCACGGCTCTAGGCTGGTCAGGTCGTATTTGGGCTAGGACTGGCTGCAACTTTGATGCTAACGGCGCGGGAAAATGTATGACTGGAGACTGCGGCGGAAAGCTGGAGTGTGCTGGTAATGGCGCTGCTCCGCCGACATCTCTTTTCGAGATCACACTCGGTCACGGTTCTGATGACAAAGATTTCTATGATGTCAGTCTCGTTGATGGGTATAACCTTCCCATAGTTGCTCTCCCGACGGGTGGTGGACTGGTTGGCGCTTGTAATGCTACAGGATGTGTTGCTGATATCAATATTAGCTGTCCAAAGGAGCTTCAAGTGATGGGAGAGGAAGAGGCTGAAAGAGGAGGGGTTGTTGCATGCAAGAGCGCTTGTGAGGCCTTTGGGTTGGACCAGTACTGTTGCAGCGGTCAGTTTGCTAACCCGACCACATGCCGACCGTCTTTATACTCTTCCATCTTCAAGAGAGCTTGTCCCAGAGCTTATAGCTATGCCTTCGATGATGGAACCAGTACTTTCACCTGCAAGGCTTCTGAATATGCAATTATCTTCTGCCCTGGCAG GGTAAAAAGACCAGACAGTCTGAACTCGGATCCTCCCAGCCCACCTCAGAATCAGTTAGGGCAACCTATGGCTCCCCCAACTCAAAATCAGTATGGTCAACCTATGGCTCCTGCACCTCAGTATCAGTACGGTCAACCTATGGCTCCACCGACTCAAAATCAGTATGGTCAACCTCTGGCTCCTCCGACTCAAAATCAATACGATCAACCTCTGGCTCCTCCGACTCAAAATCAATATGGTCAACCTATGGCTCCACCAACTCCGCCCCCACCCGGACCAAACGAGGATTCAATGACTCCCCCACCTCAGAATCAGAATGGGGATGGGCAGTTCATGCCTCCTCCCACTTTGGACCAAGATCCAAACGACCAGTATATGAATCCCCCAATTCAGGATCAGAGTCAAAGAGAGACTCAATCTTCATCCGATCTTCTTCGACCTTACCCTGTCTTGTTGCTTCTTGGCTTTAGTCTAACTGCTTTGAGGCAATCTGGCACGACATGA
- a CDS encoding Pathogenesis-related thaumatin superfamily protein, with protein MLNPNILSWGLKLSKATSPLKHCILLSLYILFVINPGPWTSQQIHISEILNVYTIMGRSPMVPMAVLVYVSLLFSVSYSSTFVITNNCPFTIWPGTLAGSGTQPLPTTGFRLDVGQSVRIPTALGWSGRIWARTGCNFDANGAGKCMTGDCGGKLECAGNGAAPPTSLFEITLGHGSDDKDFYDVSLVDGYNLPIVALPTGGGLVGACNATGCVADINISCPKELQVMGEEEAERGGVVACKSACEAFGLDQYCCSGQFANPTTCRPSLYSSIFKRACPRAYSYAFDDGTSTFTCKASEYAIIFCPGRVKRPDSLNSDPPSPPQNQLGQPMAPPTQNQYGQPMAPAPQYQYGQPMAPPTQNQYGQPLAPPTQNQYDQPLAPPTQNQYGQPMAPPTPPPPGPNEDSMTPPPQNQNGDGQFMPPPTLDQDPNDQYMNPPIQDQSQRETQSSSDLLRPYPVLLLLGFSLTALRQSGTT; from the exons ATGCTAAACCCTAACATATTGTCTTGGGGCTTGAAGCTCTCTAAAGCAACTTCACCGCTTAAACATTGCATCCTTCTCTCCCtctacattttatttgttataaacCCTGGTCCATGGACTTCCCAGCAAATCCATATTTCAGAAATCTTAAACGTTTATACGATAATGGGAAGATCACCAATGGTTCCTATGGCTGttcttgtttatgtttctctactgttctctgtttcttattcCTCCACGTTCGTCATCACAAATAACTGTCCCTTTACTATATGGCCTGGAACTCTTGCAGGCTCTGGCACCCAGCCACTACCCACCACAGGGTTCAGGCTTGATGTGGGACAGTCTGTTAGAATTCCCACGGCTCTAGGCTGGTCAGGTCGTATTTGGGCTAGGACTGGCTGCAACTTTGATGCTAACGGCGCGGGAAAATGTATGACTGGAGACTGCGGCGGAAAGCTGGAGTGTGCTGGTAATGGCGCTGCTCCGCCGACATCTCTTTTCGAGATCACACTCGGTCACGGTTCTGATGACAAAGATTTCTATGATGTCAGTCTCGTTGATGGGTATAACCTTCCCATAGTTGCTCTCCCGACGGGTGGTGGACTGGTTGGCGCTTGTAATGCTACAGGATGTGTTGCTGATATCAATATTAGCTGTCCAAAGGAGCTTCAAGTGATGGGAGAGGAAGAGGCTGAAAGAGGAGGGGTTGTTGCATGCAAGAGCGCTTGTGAGGCCTTTGGGTTGGACCAGTACTGTTGCAGCGGTCAGTTTGCTAACCCGACCACATGCCGACCGTCTTTATACTCTTCCATCTTCAAGAGAGCTTGTCCCAGAGCTTATAGCTATGCCTTCGATGATGGAACCAGTACTTTCACCTGCAAGGCTTCTGAATATGCAATTATCTTCTGCCCTGGCAG GGTAAAAAGACCAGACAGTCTGAACTCGGATCCTCCCAGCCCACCTCAGAATCAGTTAGGGCAACCTATGGCTCCCCCAACTCAAAATCAGTATGGTCAACCTATGGCTCCTGCACCTCAGTATCAGTACGGTCAACCTATGGCTCCACCGACTCAAAATCAGTATGGTCAACCTCTGGCTCCTCCGACTCAAAATCAATACGATCAACCTCTGGCTCCTCCGACTCAAAATCAATATGGTCAACCTATGGCTCCACCAACTCCGCCCCCACCCGGACCAAACGAGGATTCAATGACTCCCCCACCTCAGAATCAGAATGGGGATGGGCAGTTCATGCCTCCTCCCACTTTGGACCAAGATCCAAACGACCAGTATATGAATCCCCCAATTCAGGATCAGAGTCAAAGAGAGACTCAATCTTCATCCGATCTTCTTCGACCTTACCCTGTCTTGTTGCTTCTTGGCTTTAGTCTAACTGCTTTGAGGCAATCTGGCACGACATGA